From a region of the Calliphora vicina chromosome 4, idCalVici1.1, whole genome shotgun sequence genome:
- the LOC135957512 gene encoding active breakpoint cluster region-related protein isoform X2, producing the protein MSVFNDFQRLWMERFPQSSLSDAWEQDVRASLERHKLKIAELTKELEQETLYVEYLERLLSDVEKYRESGGDPTSLFEAATNSEGAKTSNISTDSAADGENGEGHTSTDRNSKSSLNLRESKNGNKEQQTNRLSLNTDNKYAAAVTTTTTSTTTANSQYGNNNGNKSSATKNNLPATASTEERNSNSEKEDKDVGTEKDKRNSDKNGALHQCISELAASIASNEDNSDGGVITKSVPERPPKSTTSHFVTVIEVKENKTEPGNSSSVSLEQNQDNAGGDSVNMITASTFSSFERKPSAPPLSPSLASPSLTASSHALLDAKKKMPPRPPPKIIRRVEPPTVPGSILSSSPKRDSPFMGSTIPLPSGSGSLSTSDSPANSLERNIKPSDILRQKSSESLEGKSFTQNRKTTPEMNKFLNNSEFLEELGSKINKTESMEKAKRPDLNYTHSPTGSLGRTQQAPPPSGTMASATNRSQHISQSRPVINPITGSSPTSSLNKNVKLAAADSSSTGSLDKKSRTSLQPGDAEIVGRTIGSKESLSSQGISEIIKSYESVSSLSSDSARANQMADNEQEHLYDTVPLDNGDDEYVYIKPGRTGSSSSRDDLSTPGSIIPMSSHGHLSSQTSVTDPESPGRSSNYANINYFIQKNNETRSSSVDSDGEYESGMPLMRTISHDDHNTQTPGALRKVSGSQRGNKIRSILSTIIQSEAIYVACLNTMIQYKKAIHATLGTSQPVIKEDEENTIFFKIDELYDAHSVFLSDLKSLVAHEGGDVLIGETFKRLAEMFDLYSAFLHNYNQAIETVKKCSASNPQFKKIVSTIVLNLQTEQSLTLEDLLHKPVARVQINALVFNDLLDCTPQNHPDHHPLKQAHDTIHRFLKQFNVVNQKFPSESNKNLRRMVKNSFIVELVDGHRKLRHLFLFNDVIACAKYKASGRDRIDYELKWFIPLKDVAVFEESDSSAELKESSPANILQLKTQACTVRDQLLMEEKDDKARKPNGLRGGEKYRRKLADLESQLVLASPNLVFRIGNKASNKTVTFFLSSDFERTHWIDSILSLQQQCNIPGSNIINALEIHAFIVAMQKSMKTEMGSYLMRNTNDESLLVGDLHMTVNSLSGLDHPADLYISIEVDSYGHYFRKAATKMICRSMNPIWNESFVVELEGSQNVRILLYALQERPILRAKYVLKLSRSWLKESPQGRAIKLGDNLTLNTTLHFVPGEVTLRRVPTSKPGALFGAKMQQVLKREKRDIPFIISACIREVEKRGMSEVGIYRVSGSASDLAKLKKSFETNAYEAEQLLKDVDIHSVTGILKSYLRELPEALFTDSLYPKFFETFSRFSNNNEVERITELLQVFEELPLANKASINHILDHLIRVHNREVDNKMSLHNLAMVFGPTLLRPGATQTKQKDLLASGTVDVMAQAGILYCFLQARMQHEKDAGNM; encoded by the exons ATGAGTGTCTTTAATGATTTTCAACGCTTGTGGATGGAACGTTTTCCCCAAAGCTCTCTATCAGATGCCTGGGAGCAAGATGTTCGTGCTAGTCTAGAACGTCACAAGTTAAAAATAGCTGAACTAACCAAAGAACTGGAACAGGAAACTTTATATGTGGAATACTTGGAACGTTTGTTGTCCGATGTGGAGAAATATCGTGAATCCGGTGGGGATCCCACTTCACTCTTCGAAGCAGCTACAAATTCTGAAGGTGCCAAAACATCAAATATTTCTACTGATTCTGCTGCTGATGGAGAAAATGGGGAAGGTCATACATCGACAGATCGTAACTCG AAATCAAGCTTGAATTTAAGAGAAtctaaaaatggaaataaagaaCAACAAACTAATAGATTGTCACTGAATACCGATAATAAATATGCGGCTGCCGTTACAACCACCACCACCAGCACAACAACAGCGAATAGTCAATACGGCAATAATAATGGCAATAAATCGAGTGCGACGAAAAATAATCTTCCAGCAACAGCTTCCACAGAGGAGAGAAACAGCAACAGCGAGAAAGAAGACAAAGATGTTGGCACAGAAAAGGATAAACGTAACAGTGACAAGAATGGCGCTTTACATCAGTGCATTAGTGAATTGGCTGCATCCATAGCCTCGAATGAAGACAATTCCGATGGTGGTGTTATAACAAAATCGGTACCCGAAAGGCCACCAAAATCCACCACATCACATTTTGTAACAGTCATAGAAGTAAAGGAGAATAAAACAGAGCCGGGTAATAGTTCGTCTGTGTCTTTAGAACAAAATCAAGATAATGCCGGAGGTGATAGCGTAAATATGATCACAGCTTCCACATTTAGTAGTTTTGAGAGGAAACCATCGGCACCACCATTATCACCATCATTGGCCTCACCTTCACTTACGGCTTCTTCACATGCTCTATTAGACGCAAAGAAAAAAATGCCGCCAAG ACCCCCACCCAAAATCATACGGCGTGTTGAACCACCCACTGTGCCAGGTTCCATATTATCATCATCGCCCAAACGTGATTCACCATTCATGGGTAGCACCATCCCTTTGCCATCTGGCTCTGGTAGCCTGTCTACCTCAGATAGTCCGGCAAATTCTTTGGAACGCAATATTAAACCTTCAGATATATTGCGACAGAAATCATCAGAGTCTTTGGAGGGTAAATCTTTTACACAAAATCGCAAAACCACGCCagaaatgaacaaatttttaaataattcagaGTTTTTGGAAGAGCTGGGTAGTAAAATCAATAAAACTGAGAGTATGGAAAAAGCAAAGCGACCTGACCTAAATTACACACACAGCCCGACAGGCAGCTTGGGTCGGACACAACAAGCACCACCACCAAGTGGCACAATGGCAAGCGCAACAAATCGCTCACAACACATTTCACAATCGAGGCCAGTTATTAATCCCATCACTGGCTCTTCGCCAACCAgcagtttaaacaaaaatgtcaaactCGCAGCTGCTGACAGCTCATCAACGGGTAGTTTAGATAAAAAGTCAAGAACATCCCTACAACCAGGTGATGCCGAAATTGTTGGACGTACAATTGGCTCTAAAGAGTCTTTATCTTCACAAGGCATATCCgaaatt ATCAAAAGCTATGAATCAGTTTCTTCTCTAAGTTCAGATAGTGCTAGGGCCAATCAAATGGCTGATAACGAACAGGAGCACTTGTATGACACCGTGCCTCTAGACAATGGTGATGATGAATATGTCTACATTAAACCTGGCCGCACCGGTTCCTCTTCTAGTCGTGACGATTTATCAACACCAGGCAGTATCATACCCATGTCTTCTCATGGACATTTAAGTAGTCAAACAAGCGTTACAGATCCCGAATCTCCAGGACGCTCCTCCAATTATGCCaacattaattattttataca gaaaaataatgaaacacGTTCAAGTTCAGTCGACAGCGATGGAGAGTACGAGAGCGGTATGCCCTTAATGCGTACAATATCACACGATGATCATAATACACAAACGCCTGGAGCATTAAGAAAG GTTTCGGGTAGTCAGCGAGGTAATAAAATACGTTCTATATTGAGCACAATCATACAAAGTGAAGCGATTTATGTGGCTTGTCTAAATACCATGATTCAA TACAAAAAAGCCATACATGCTACATTGGGCACATCACAGCCAGTCATTAAGGAGGATGAAGAAAATACGATATTCTTTAAGATCGATGAGCTATACGATGCACACTCAGTGTTTTTGAGTGATTTAAAGTCTTTGGTAGCTCATGAGGGTGGCGATGTGCTTATTGGTGAAACATTTAAACGTTTGGCGGAAATGTTTGACCTGTACAGTGCATTTCTCCACAACTACAATCAGGCCATAGAGACAGTGAAGAAATGCAGTGCTAGTAATCCGCAATTCAAGAAGATTGTCTCGACAATTGTCTTGAACTTGCAGACTGAGCAATCGCTAACTCTCGAAGATCTACTGCACAAGCCAGTGGCACGCGTACAAATCAATGCTTTGGTCTTTAATGATCTTTTGGACTGTACACCACAAAATCATCCGGATCATCATCCTTTGAAGCAGGCCCACGATACCATCCATCGATTCCTCAAGCAATTCAATGTGGTCAATCAAAAATTCCCCTCGGAATCTAACAAGAACTTGCGACGCATGGTGAAGAATTCATTTATCGTTGAACTGGTAGATGGTCATCGTAAATTGCGCCATTTGTTTCTGTTCAATGATGTTATTGCATGTGCCAAATACAAGGCTTCTGGCCGCGATCGTATAGACTATGAACTGAAATGGTTTATTCCTTTAAAGGATGTGGCGGTTTTCGAAGAATCGGATTCCAGTGCCGAACTTAAGGAATCTAGTCCAGccaatatattgcagctaaagACACAGGCTTGTACTGTACGTGATCAATTGCTAATGGAGGAGAAGGACGACAAAGCCCGTAAACCAAACGGCTTAAGAGGTGGTGAAAAATATCGTCGAAAATTGGCAGATCTAGAGTCACAGTTAGTGCTGGCTTCTCCCAATTTAGTGTTTCGCATTGGCAACAAGGCCAGCAATAAAACGGTTACTTTCTTTTTGAGTTCAGATTTTGAGCGTACTCACTGGATAGATTCGATTTTGAGTTTGCAA CAACAATGTAATATACCCGGCTCCAATATCATAAATGCCCTTGAAATCCATGCCTTTATTGTGGCCATGCAAAAGAGCATGAAAACCGAAATGGGTTCTTATCTAATGCGTAACACAAACGATGAGAGTCTTTTAGTGGGAGATCTACACATGACAGTCAATAGTCTTAGTGGTCTAGACCATCCCGCtgatttatatatttcaatagAAGTTGATTCATATGGTCATTATTTCCGTAAAGCTGCCACCAAAATGATATGTCGCTCCATGAATCCCATATGGAATGAAAGCTTTGTAGTGGAACTGGAGGGCAGCCAAAATGTACGCATACTATTGTATGCTCTGCAAGAACGACCCATTTTAAGagctaaatatgttttaaag cTGAGTCGCAGTTGGTTGAAGGAATCACCACAAGGCCGTGCCATTAAATTGGGTGATAATTTAACATTAAATACCACATTACATTTTGTACCTGGCGAAGTGACATTGCGGCGAGTGCCTACCTCGAAACCGGGAGCTTTATTTGGTGCCAAAATGCAACAAGTTCTAAA aCGCGAAAAACGTGACATTCCATTTATAATAAGTGCCTGTATACGAGAAGTGGAAAAACGTGGTATGTCTGAAGTGGGTATTTATCGTGTCAGTGGTTCAGCTTCCGATTTGgctaaattaaagaaatcttttGAAACAA atGCCTATGAAGCTGAACAATTACTGAAAGATGTTGATATTCACTCTGTTACCGGcattttaaaatcttatttgcgtGAATTACCCGAAGCCTTATTCACTGATAGTCTGTATCCGAAATTCTTTGAAACCTTCAGTCGTTTTAGCAACAACAATGAAGTCGAGCGTATTACTGAACTTTTGCAAGTATTCGAAGAATTACCGCTGGCCAACAAAGCTTCTATTAATCACATTTTAGATCATTTAATAAG AGTGCACAACAGAGAAGTCGATAATAAAATGTCTCTGCACAATCTAGCCATGGTATTTGGTCCCACTTTATTGAGGCCAGGAGCAACGCAAACCAAGCAAAAAGATTTGCTAGCGTCCGGCACGGTCGATGTGATGGCACAGGCCGGTATACTCTATTGTTTTCTACAGGCTCGTATGCAACATGAAAAAGATGCCGGAAATATGTAA
- the LOC135957512 gene encoding active breakpoint cluster region-related protein isoform X1, translated as MSVFNDFQRLWMERFPQSSLSDAWEQDVRASLERHKLKIAELTKELEQETLYVEYLERLLSDVEKYRESGGDPTSLFEAATNSEGAKTSNISTDSAADGENGEGHTSTDRNSKSSLNLRESKNGNKEQQTNRLSLNTDNKYAAAVTTTTTSTTTANSQYGNNNGNKSSATKNNLPATASTEERNSNSEKEDKDVGTEKDKRNSDKNGALHQCISELAASIASNEDNSDGGVITKSVPERPPKSTTSHFVTVIEVKENKTEPGNSSSVSLEQNQDNAGGDSVNMITASTFSSFERKPSAPPLSPSLASPSLTASSHALLDAKKKMPPRPPPKIIRRVEPPTVPGSILSSSPKRDSPFMGSTIPLPSGSGSLSTSDSPANSLERNIKPSDILRQKSSESLEGKSFTQNRKTTPEMNKFLNNSEFLEELGSKINKTESMEKAKRPDLNYTHSPTGSLGRTQQAPPPSGTMASATNRSQHISQSRPVINPITGSSPTSSLNKNVKLAAADSSSTGSLDKKSRTSLQPGDAEIVGRTIGSKESLSSQGISEIIKSYESVSSLSSDSARANQMADNEQEHLYDTVPLDNGDDEYVYIKPGRTGSSSSRDDLSTPGSIIPMSSHGHLSSQTSVTDPESPGRSSNYANINYFIQKNNETRSSSVDSDGEYESGMPLMRTISHDDHNTQTPGALRKNLVSAILVSGSQRGNKIRSILSTIIQSEAIYVACLNTMIQYKKAIHATLGTSQPVIKEDEENTIFFKIDELYDAHSVFLSDLKSLVAHEGGDVLIGETFKRLAEMFDLYSAFLHNYNQAIETVKKCSASNPQFKKIVSTIVLNLQTEQSLTLEDLLHKPVARVQINALVFNDLLDCTPQNHPDHHPLKQAHDTIHRFLKQFNVVNQKFPSESNKNLRRMVKNSFIVELVDGHRKLRHLFLFNDVIACAKYKASGRDRIDYELKWFIPLKDVAVFEESDSSAELKESSPANILQLKTQACTVRDQLLMEEKDDKARKPNGLRGGEKYRRKLADLESQLVLASPNLVFRIGNKASNKTVTFFLSSDFERTHWIDSILSLQQQCNIPGSNIINALEIHAFIVAMQKSMKTEMGSYLMRNTNDESLLVGDLHMTVNSLSGLDHPADLYISIEVDSYGHYFRKAATKMICRSMNPIWNESFVVELEGSQNVRILLYALQERPILRAKYVLKLSRSWLKESPQGRAIKLGDNLTLNTTLHFVPGEVTLRRVPTSKPGALFGAKMQQVLKREKRDIPFIISACIREVEKRGMSEVGIYRVSGSASDLAKLKKSFETNAYEAEQLLKDVDIHSVTGILKSYLRELPEALFTDSLYPKFFETFSRFSNNNEVERITELLQVFEELPLANKASINHILDHLIRVHNREVDNKMSLHNLAMVFGPTLLRPGATQTKQKDLLASGTVDVMAQAGILYCFLQARMQHEKDAGNM; from the exons ATGAGTGTCTTTAATGATTTTCAACGCTTGTGGATGGAACGTTTTCCCCAAAGCTCTCTATCAGATGCCTGGGAGCAAGATGTTCGTGCTAGTCTAGAACGTCACAAGTTAAAAATAGCTGAACTAACCAAAGAACTGGAACAGGAAACTTTATATGTGGAATACTTGGAACGTTTGTTGTCCGATGTGGAGAAATATCGTGAATCCGGTGGGGATCCCACTTCACTCTTCGAAGCAGCTACAAATTCTGAAGGTGCCAAAACATCAAATATTTCTACTGATTCTGCTGCTGATGGAGAAAATGGGGAAGGTCATACATCGACAGATCGTAACTCG AAATCAAGCTTGAATTTAAGAGAAtctaaaaatggaaataaagaaCAACAAACTAATAGATTGTCACTGAATACCGATAATAAATATGCGGCTGCCGTTACAACCACCACCACCAGCACAACAACAGCGAATAGTCAATACGGCAATAATAATGGCAATAAATCGAGTGCGACGAAAAATAATCTTCCAGCAACAGCTTCCACAGAGGAGAGAAACAGCAACAGCGAGAAAGAAGACAAAGATGTTGGCACAGAAAAGGATAAACGTAACAGTGACAAGAATGGCGCTTTACATCAGTGCATTAGTGAATTGGCTGCATCCATAGCCTCGAATGAAGACAATTCCGATGGTGGTGTTATAACAAAATCGGTACCCGAAAGGCCACCAAAATCCACCACATCACATTTTGTAACAGTCATAGAAGTAAAGGAGAATAAAACAGAGCCGGGTAATAGTTCGTCTGTGTCTTTAGAACAAAATCAAGATAATGCCGGAGGTGATAGCGTAAATATGATCACAGCTTCCACATTTAGTAGTTTTGAGAGGAAACCATCGGCACCACCATTATCACCATCATTGGCCTCACCTTCACTTACGGCTTCTTCACATGCTCTATTAGACGCAAAGAAAAAAATGCCGCCAAG ACCCCCACCCAAAATCATACGGCGTGTTGAACCACCCACTGTGCCAGGTTCCATATTATCATCATCGCCCAAACGTGATTCACCATTCATGGGTAGCACCATCCCTTTGCCATCTGGCTCTGGTAGCCTGTCTACCTCAGATAGTCCGGCAAATTCTTTGGAACGCAATATTAAACCTTCAGATATATTGCGACAGAAATCATCAGAGTCTTTGGAGGGTAAATCTTTTACACAAAATCGCAAAACCACGCCagaaatgaacaaatttttaaataattcagaGTTTTTGGAAGAGCTGGGTAGTAAAATCAATAAAACTGAGAGTATGGAAAAAGCAAAGCGACCTGACCTAAATTACACACACAGCCCGACAGGCAGCTTGGGTCGGACACAACAAGCACCACCACCAAGTGGCACAATGGCAAGCGCAACAAATCGCTCACAACACATTTCACAATCGAGGCCAGTTATTAATCCCATCACTGGCTCTTCGCCAACCAgcagtttaaacaaaaatgtcaaactCGCAGCTGCTGACAGCTCATCAACGGGTAGTTTAGATAAAAAGTCAAGAACATCCCTACAACCAGGTGATGCCGAAATTGTTGGACGTACAATTGGCTCTAAAGAGTCTTTATCTTCACAAGGCATATCCgaaatt ATCAAAAGCTATGAATCAGTTTCTTCTCTAAGTTCAGATAGTGCTAGGGCCAATCAAATGGCTGATAACGAACAGGAGCACTTGTATGACACCGTGCCTCTAGACAATGGTGATGATGAATATGTCTACATTAAACCTGGCCGCACCGGTTCCTCTTCTAGTCGTGACGATTTATCAACACCAGGCAGTATCATACCCATGTCTTCTCATGGACATTTAAGTAGTCAAACAAGCGTTACAGATCCCGAATCTCCAGGACGCTCCTCCAATTATGCCaacattaattattttataca gaaaaataatgaaacacGTTCAAGTTCAGTCGACAGCGATGGAGAGTACGAGAGCGGTATGCCCTTAATGCGTACAATATCACACGATGATCATAATACACAAACGCCTGGAGCATTAAGAAAG AATCTAGTTTCAGCAATACTT GTTTCGGGTAGTCAGCGAGGTAATAAAATACGTTCTATATTGAGCACAATCATACAAAGTGAAGCGATTTATGTGGCTTGTCTAAATACCATGATTCAA TACAAAAAAGCCATACATGCTACATTGGGCACATCACAGCCAGTCATTAAGGAGGATGAAGAAAATACGATATTCTTTAAGATCGATGAGCTATACGATGCACACTCAGTGTTTTTGAGTGATTTAAAGTCTTTGGTAGCTCATGAGGGTGGCGATGTGCTTATTGGTGAAACATTTAAACGTTTGGCGGAAATGTTTGACCTGTACAGTGCATTTCTCCACAACTACAATCAGGCCATAGAGACAGTGAAGAAATGCAGTGCTAGTAATCCGCAATTCAAGAAGATTGTCTCGACAATTGTCTTGAACTTGCAGACTGAGCAATCGCTAACTCTCGAAGATCTACTGCACAAGCCAGTGGCACGCGTACAAATCAATGCTTTGGTCTTTAATGATCTTTTGGACTGTACACCACAAAATCATCCGGATCATCATCCTTTGAAGCAGGCCCACGATACCATCCATCGATTCCTCAAGCAATTCAATGTGGTCAATCAAAAATTCCCCTCGGAATCTAACAAGAACTTGCGACGCATGGTGAAGAATTCATTTATCGTTGAACTGGTAGATGGTCATCGTAAATTGCGCCATTTGTTTCTGTTCAATGATGTTATTGCATGTGCCAAATACAAGGCTTCTGGCCGCGATCGTATAGACTATGAACTGAAATGGTTTATTCCTTTAAAGGATGTGGCGGTTTTCGAAGAATCGGATTCCAGTGCCGAACTTAAGGAATCTAGTCCAGccaatatattgcagctaaagACACAGGCTTGTACTGTACGTGATCAATTGCTAATGGAGGAGAAGGACGACAAAGCCCGTAAACCAAACGGCTTAAGAGGTGGTGAAAAATATCGTCGAAAATTGGCAGATCTAGAGTCACAGTTAGTGCTGGCTTCTCCCAATTTAGTGTTTCGCATTGGCAACAAGGCCAGCAATAAAACGGTTACTTTCTTTTTGAGTTCAGATTTTGAGCGTACTCACTGGATAGATTCGATTTTGAGTTTGCAA CAACAATGTAATATACCCGGCTCCAATATCATAAATGCCCTTGAAATCCATGCCTTTATTGTGGCCATGCAAAAGAGCATGAAAACCGAAATGGGTTCTTATCTAATGCGTAACACAAACGATGAGAGTCTTTTAGTGGGAGATCTACACATGACAGTCAATAGTCTTAGTGGTCTAGACCATCCCGCtgatttatatatttcaatagAAGTTGATTCATATGGTCATTATTTCCGTAAAGCTGCCACCAAAATGATATGTCGCTCCATGAATCCCATATGGAATGAAAGCTTTGTAGTGGAACTGGAGGGCAGCCAAAATGTACGCATACTATTGTATGCTCTGCAAGAACGACCCATTTTAAGagctaaatatgttttaaag cTGAGTCGCAGTTGGTTGAAGGAATCACCACAAGGCCGTGCCATTAAATTGGGTGATAATTTAACATTAAATACCACATTACATTTTGTACCTGGCGAAGTGACATTGCGGCGAGTGCCTACCTCGAAACCGGGAGCTTTATTTGGTGCCAAAATGCAACAAGTTCTAAA aCGCGAAAAACGTGACATTCCATTTATAATAAGTGCCTGTATACGAGAAGTGGAAAAACGTGGTATGTCTGAAGTGGGTATTTATCGTGTCAGTGGTTCAGCTTCCGATTTGgctaaattaaagaaatcttttGAAACAA atGCCTATGAAGCTGAACAATTACTGAAAGATGTTGATATTCACTCTGTTACCGGcattttaaaatcttatttgcgtGAATTACCCGAAGCCTTATTCACTGATAGTCTGTATCCGAAATTCTTTGAAACCTTCAGTCGTTTTAGCAACAACAATGAAGTCGAGCGTATTACTGAACTTTTGCAAGTATTCGAAGAATTACCGCTGGCCAACAAAGCTTCTATTAATCACATTTTAGATCATTTAATAAG AGTGCACAACAGAGAAGTCGATAATAAAATGTCTCTGCACAATCTAGCCATGGTATTTGGTCCCACTTTATTGAGGCCAGGAGCAACGCAAACCAAGCAAAAAGATTTGCTAGCGTCCGGCACGGTCGATGTGATGGCACAGGCCGGTATACTCTATTGTTTTCTACAGGCTCGTATGCAACATGAAAAAGATGCCGGAAATATGTAA